One stretch of Halapricum desulfuricans DNA includes these proteins:
- a CDS encoding A24 family peptidase, with translation MYAAAITDLLRLIAVPVLGWAAIRDLETRRVPNETWLPLIGLGVALLLWDGLAVWTDTAWMLTIDGLEVGIEAWSAGEPVSLALRAAISVGFLVPFAYVFWWFGGFGGADAKALMALAVLFPTYPVFYFPSLTLPWFEATLGVFALTILSNTVLVGAVYPIALAGRNLLRGAVSRMMVVGRPVAVETLPRRYGRLLERPEGFTRRGMDLDVLRMYLSWRGLTLAQLRGDPERYRDPSSLPSEPNDPGDGTVPEGDRSLVRTDGGRERDGREDDPWGAEAFFEDIGGPIYGTDAEELRAGLALLTGSDRVWYSPGLPFIVPMFGGLVASLLAGDVLVWLLLQAGLG, from the coding sequence GTGTACGCCGCAGCGATCACCGACCTGTTGCGCCTGATCGCCGTCCCGGTGCTCGGCTGGGCGGCGATCCGGGACCTCGAGACCCGTCGCGTCCCCAACGAGACGTGGCTCCCCCTGATCGGGCTCGGGGTCGCACTGCTTCTGTGGGACGGACTTGCCGTCTGGACCGACACTGCGTGGATGCTGACGATCGACGGTCTCGAGGTGGGTATCGAGGCCTGGTCGGCCGGCGAACCCGTGTCGCTCGCGCTCCGCGCGGCGATCAGCGTCGGCTTTCTGGTGCCGTTTGCCTATGTGTTCTGGTGGTTCGGCGGCTTCGGCGGCGCGGACGCGAAGGCGCTGATGGCGCTTGCGGTCCTGTTTCCGACCTATCCGGTGTTTTACTTCCCATCGCTCACGTTGCCGTGGTTCGAGGCGACGCTCGGCGTGTTCGCGCTGACGATCCTCTCGAACACGGTGCTGGTCGGGGCCGTCTACCCGATCGCGCTCGCGGGCCGAAACCTGCTGCGGGGAGCGGTGAGTCGGATGATGGTCGTCGGCCGCCCCGTCGCCGTCGAGACGTTGCCCCGGCGGTACGGCCGGTTGCTGGAGCGGCCCGAGGGATTCACCCGACGCGGGATGGATCTGGACGTGCTGCGGATGTACCTCTCCTGGCGCGGGCTGACGCTCGCGCAACTGCGCGGTGATCCAGAGCGCTACCGCGATCCTTCGAGCCTGCCGTCCGAGCCGAACGATCCCGGTGACGGAACGGTCCCCGAGGGGGACCGCTCGCTGGTGCGCACCGACGGCGGTCGTGAACGGGACGGACGCGAGGACGACCCCTGGGGCGCGGAGGCGTTCTTCGAGGACATCGGCGGTCCGATCTACGGGACTGACGCCGAGGAACTCCGGGCCGGATTGGCGCTGCTCACGGGGAGCGATCGGGTGTGGTACTCGCCTGGACTCCCCTTTATCGTCCCGATGTTCGGCGGACTCGTCGCGAGTCTGCTCGCCGGTGACGTGCTGGTCTGGCTGCTCTTGCAGGCCGGACTCGGCTAG
- a CDS encoding carbohydrate kinase family protein: MDVFVAGGCSWDSIVYLERFPRETETHSARDFQETLGSSGSGKALNLGRLGIDTRFHAMIGDDRYGEAIRERLESEPVEFRFDYDPNGTERHVNLMNDAGDRISIFVVSPTQEPEIDYERLEQWTAEADALVVSPVNYSRYLLPAAVEAGTAVWADVHAYDGEDPYYDDFLEAADYLFMSEEGMDDYREFMREQIDAGRRLVVCTRGSDGAVALTADGEWIEVPAAEFDTVDTNGAGDAFFAGYLYGHRQGLSVETNLRLGTLAGGLAVSSWDLAHPDLSPDRLADEYERRYGELLLR; the protein is encoded by the coding sequence ATGGACGTCTTCGTCGCCGGCGGCTGCTCTTGGGACTCGATCGTCTACCTCGAAAGGTTCCCGCGGGAGACCGAGACGCACTCCGCGCGGGACTTCCAGGAGACGCTGGGCTCGAGCGGATCGGGCAAGGCGCTGAACCTCGGTCGGCTCGGCATCGACACGCGCTTTCACGCGATGATCGGCGACGACCGCTACGGCGAGGCGATCCGCGAACGCCTCGAGTCCGAGCCCGTCGAGTTCCGGTTCGATTACGACCCGAACGGGACCGAACGGCACGTCAACCTGATGAACGACGCCGGCGATCGGATCTCGATCTTCGTCGTCTCGCCCACGCAGGAGCCCGAGATCGACTACGAGCGCCTCGAGCAGTGGACCGCCGAGGCCGACGCGCTCGTCGTCAGTCCCGTCAACTACTCGCGGTACCTGCTCCCGGCCGCGGTCGAGGCCGGCACGGCCGTCTGGGCCGACGTTCACGCTTACGACGGCGAGGACCCCTATTACGACGACTTCCTCGAGGCCGCCGACTACCTGTTCATGAGCGAGGAGGGGATGGACGACTACCGCGAGTTCATGCGCGAGCAGATCGACGCCGGCAGACGGCTGGTCGTCTGCACTCGCGGGAGCGACGGCGCGGTCGCGCTGACCGCCGACGGCGAGTGGATCGAGGTCCCGGCCGCCGAGTTCGACACAGTCGACACCAACGGGGCGGGCGACGCCTTCTTCGCGGGGTATCTCTACGGGCATCGACAGGGGCTGTCCGTCGAGACGAACCTGCGCCTGGGGACGCTCGCCGGCGGACTGGCGGTTTCCTCGTGGGATCTGGCACACCCCGACCTCTCGCCGGATCGGCTGGCCGACGAGTACGAACGGCGATACGGAGAACTGCTCCTTCGGTGA
- a CDS encoding helix-turn-helix domain-containing protein, producing the protein MSQHETRATTDPDEAGIRMTLSFPEPDAARELLLFLGRSMEDGSFSIDAVGSTDAGPHVIAVDDITDAQRSTASYAVACGYYDNPRSARLADIAAAFDRSESAISQRLNAVERHLVRSFVDANDGESGAVDR; encoded by the coding sequence GTGTCACAGCACGAGACACGGGCGACGACCGACCCGGACGAGGCCGGAATCAGAATGACGCTCTCGTTTCCCGAGCCGGACGCGGCCCGCGAGTTGCTCCTGTTTCTCGGGCGATCGATGGAAGACGGGTCGTTCTCGATCGACGCCGTCGGATCGACCGATGCGGGCCCGCACGTCATCGCCGTCGACGACATCACCGACGCACAGCGCTCGACCGCCAGCTACGCGGTCGCGTGCGGGTACTACGACAACCCGCGAAGCGCCCGCCTCGCCGACATCGCCGCGGCGTTCGACCGCTCGGAGTCGGCGATTTCACAGCGACTCAACGCCGTCGAGCGCCACCTCGTCCGCTCGTTCGTCGACGCGAACGACGGGGAGAGCGGCGCTGTCGACCGTTGA
- a CDS encoding TorD/DmsD family molecular chaperone, translating into MTDQDDAWADALVGLSNCLRHPDRAVQETLENEPDALAELLERVGVDPDEPPSVSGRDLTEDYEALFGALVTPFAPPAASPYKEWYGDRSGLMGGPPAAAMQRRYDALEATVPEAYPPDHVALQLQYAGLLAEAGERDELAAFVETELDWIDAFAALTDRAAAQAPIHRWCVQQLVAAIERLRSELGVTGPEQDRVEQMLERASTHAEG; encoded by the coding sequence ATGACGGACCAAGACGACGCGTGGGCGGACGCGCTCGTCGGGCTGTCGAACTGCCTGCGCCATCCGGATCGGGCGGTTCAGGAGACCCTCGAAAACGAGCCCGATGCCCTCGCCGAGCTGCTGGAGCGGGTCGGCGTCGACCCCGACGAGCCGCCCTCCGTCTCCGGGCGCGATCTCACCGAGGACTACGAGGCGTTGTTCGGGGCGCTGGTGACGCCGTTCGCGCCGCCGGCCGCCTCTCCCTACAAGGAGTGGTACGGCGACCGCAGCGGGCTGATGGGTGGCCCGCCGGCCGCCGCGATGCAGCGCCGGTACGACGCGCTCGAGGCGACGGTTCCGGAGGCGTACCCGCCCGATCACGTCGCGCTCCAGCTCCAGTATGCAGGTCTGCTGGCCGAAGCCGGCGAGCGGGACGAACTCGCCGCGTTCGTCGAGACGGAACTCGACTGGATCGACGCCTTCGCCGCGCTGACCGACCGGGCGGCCGCGCAGGCCCCGATCCATCGGTGGTGTGTCCAGCAGCTGGTCGCCGCGATCGAGCGATTGCGATCGGAACTCGGCGTCACCGGGCCGGAGCAGGACCGGGTGGAACAGATGCTAGAGCGGGCGAGCACGCACGCGGAGGGGTGA
- the nrfD gene encoding NrfD/PsrC family molybdoenzyme membrane anchor subunit: MSVTGGSEWLWLPHVHWAQFIALYLFLGGTAGGAYVTSSWASLMKSLMDTDSWLGKILLARTDDDEHRYACAETARWGSVLSVLSIAVGGVALLSHLGAPLRALTFPVLFTNFGSWLVIGTWVIVLFTVVAALETLWLHFGANLQSQSGLSMFPRRILGWIDGVAPWSADRGIVWLLDTIADTTRPPSRVHGAFRLVGGALALLLIAYTAMLLSDVAVVPLWERTYLPFIFLLSGVSTGISAALLGTVASGGALTRTNHRFCLTDDAIIVVELVAIGLLVSYLASSPDVAANVTETALFGTYGLEFVGGVLILGTGLPVALSITVTMLHQFTDVGETLWGERLLTGGYALKYTLVLVGGFLLRYVILMAAVKTPLAVPGL; the protein is encoded by the coding sequence ATGAGTGTCACAGGTGGCTCGGAATGGCTCTGGCTGCCCCACGTCCACTGGGCGCAGTTCATCGCGCTGTATCTCTTCCTCGGTGGCACCGCCGGCGGGGCGTACGTGACCTCCTCGTGGGCGAGCCTGATGAAGAGCCTGATGGACACGGACAGCTGGCTCGGCAAGATCCTGCTCGCCAGGACCGACGACGACGAGCACCGCTACGCCTGCGCCGAGACCGCTCGCTGGGGATCGGTGCTCAGCGTCCTCTCGATCGCCGTCGGCGGCGTCGCCCTGCTGTCGCACCTGGGTGCGCCGCTGCGCGCGCTCACGTTCCCGGTGCTTTTCACCAACTTCGGCTCGTGGCTGGTCATCGGGACGTGGGTGATCGTGCTGTTCACGGTCGTCGCGGCGCTGGAGACGCTGTGGTTGCACTTCGGGGCGAACCTGCAGTCTCAGTCCGGGTTGAGCATGTTCCCCCGGCGGATCCTCGGCTGGATCGACGGCGTCGCACCGTGGTCGGCGGACCGCGGGATCGTGTGGCTGCTGGATACGATCGCCGACACGACACGCCCGCCCAGCCGCGTCCACGGCGCGTTCCGGCTCGTCGGCGGGGCGCTCGCGCTGCTGCTTATCGCCTACACGGCGATGTTGCTGAGCGACGTCGCGGTCGTCCCGCTGTGGGAGCGGACGTACCTCCCCTTCATCTTCCTGTTGAGCGGCGTTTCGACGGGAATCTCGGCGGCCCTTCTGGGGACGGTCGCCAGCGGCGGCGCGCTGACCCGGACCAACCACCGGTTCTGCCTGACCGACGACGCGATCATCGTCGTGGAACTGGTGGCGATCGGGCTGCTGGTGTCGTATCTGGCCAGTTCCCCGGACGTCGCCGCGAACGTGACCGAGACCGCGCTGTTCGGCACCTACGGACTGGAGTTCGTCGGCGGCGTGTTGATCCTGGGGACGGGGCTTCCAGTCGCCCTCTCGATCACGGTGACGATGCTGCATCAGTTCACCGACGTCGGCGAGACGCTGTGGGGCGAGCGGCTGCTGACCGGCGGCTACGCGCTGAAGTACACGCTCGTGCTCGTCGGCGGGTTCCTGCTGCGGTACGTGATCCTGATGGCCGCCGTCAAGACGCCGCTGGCCGTTCCGGGACTGTGA
- a CDS encoding 4Fe-4S dicluster domain-containing protein: MADRQDHWVFYFDPNRCIGCHACSISCKQFHGRDSDADDWRTVTHHEKGTHPASEEYDADTSAPIENVPISMSCMHCHDAPCEEVCPTEAIVKRDSDGIVTIDQDKCIGCKYCGWACPFGAPTYGDNGLMSKCNMCLDQGPGSGAGAESKNEQDDPIQPNCVSDCVGGAIKAGPEKEMVKEASQAAAERFKSNNERVIVEPFQGEENLNMVEHAATPDNAGD, encoded by the coding sequence ATGGCTGACAGACAGGACCACTGGGTGTTTTACTTCGATCCCAACCGGTGTATCGGCTGTCACGCGTGTTCGATCTCCTGCAAGCAGTTCCACGGCCGGGATTCCGACGCCGACGACTGGCGGACCGTCACCCACCACGAGAAGGGGACCCACCCCGCGTCCGAGGAGTACGACGCCGATACGTCCGCGCCGATCGAGAACGTCCCGATCTCGATGTCGTGTATGCACTGTCACGACGCGCCCTGCGAGGAGGTCTGCCCGACGGAAGCGATCGTCAAGCGCGACAGCGACGGGATCGTCACCATCGACCAGGACAAGTGCATCGGCTGCAAGTACTGCGGGTGGGCGTGTCCGTTCGGCGCGCCGACCTACGGCGACAACGGGCTGATGTCGAAGTGCAACATGTGTCTCGATCAGGGCCCGGGCAGCGGCGCGGGCGCGGAGTCGAAAAACGAACAGGACGATCCGATCCAGCCCAACTGCGTCTCCGACTGCGTGGGCGGGGCGATCAAGGCCGGACCGGAAAAGGAGATGGTCAAAGAGGCCTCCCAGGCGGCAGCCGAACGGTTCAAATCGAACAACGAGCGGGTGATCGTCGAGCCATTCCAGGGCGAAGAGAACCTCAATATGGTCGAACACGCCGCGACGCCTGACAACGCAGGGGACTAA
- a CDS encoding molybdopterin-containing oxidoreductase family protein, translating to MSEREGTLTRRNLLKTAGAAAGVAALGGCLSGDGTDSAPSGELSTAFGNCWMCSHNCGQKAYVRDGTVVNLTGVDGHPRGSAGPDTEGTLCPKGLAQLDKTHDPKRIKEPHIRDEDGNLQKVDWETAFDETAKRLVAFAEENGAETFLDATSWAETDIFRTVWRDLYGSPERISRGIHVCAGPTFVTGGMMGVGSNNRVPDYQNSEYIIAWGRNVLNSFAGQFEAKGVLEAIEENGATLVTIDPQHTITAQKSDEWMPIEPRTDGALALAMANVIIEEDLYDQEFVENHTYGFDAYREAAAEMPPERAAEITGLDADQIRRVARGFAEAAPQAGISVWTGTAQAGNGWKATQNITALNGLVGNIDRPGGLRLWKYPATASFGQVCEEDYTPRAEYKEPALKKYDEYSDYPVRHIEGIAHNLVPEMVENGHINGIVCHHDDPLKDGNADAWVEAIEAMDLVISIDAYWNGVSRRADIVLPEATQLEKDTLGTGNWSAYPNHKWITGSKAAVDPQWNTKPDFDILTGIADAMAERTDNDDWTIFQQWDSHEEYIDDQLSTLDLTLEEIDSGETNYELLEEYDYEQYGEDFTFRFDLDQVSSFATAAEEAGMDTAPEWIPPGTYGDSTSEAYPLEFTDVRSVFFSHGSNQPHERLQDQFAKQNQLSEEDYRGNYLYVHPQDAEERDIETGDLVTIESESGSGELMAIVTERARPGFVTSQYGFGQTSAITTGEDARERSADGMNTMTLHDTQMDPITGQVDRHIAVEVTPAGGD from the coding sequence ATGAGTGAACGCGAGGGGACGCTCACTCGTCGGAACCTGCTGAAGACGGCCGGGGCGGCCGCCGGGGTGGCAGCCCTCGGCGGTTGTCTCTCCGGCGACGGGACGGACAGCGCCCCGTCCGGAGAGCTGTCGACAGCCTTCGGCAACTGCTGGATGTGTAGCCACAACTGCGGACAGAAAGCCTACGTCCGCGACGGCACCGTCGTCAACCTCACCGGTGTCGACGGCCATCCGCGGGGCAGCGCCGGACCGGACACCGAGGGGACGCTCTGTCCGAAGGGACTGGCACAACTGGACAAGACTCACGACCCAAAGCGGATCAAAGAGCCCCACATTCGGGACGAGGACGGGAACCTCCAGAAGGTGGACTGGGAGACGGCCTTCGATGAGACCGCGAAACGGCTGGTCGCGTTCGCCGAGGAGAACGGTGCGGAGACGTTCCTCGACGCCACCAGCTGGGCCGAGACGGACATCTTCCGGACGGTCTGGCGGGACCTCTACGGCTCGCCCGAGCGGATCAGCCGCGGGATCCACGTCTGTGCCGGCCCGACCTTCGTCACCGGCGGGATGATGGGCGTCGGCTCGAACAACCGCGTCCCCGACTACCAGAACTCCGAGTACATCATCGCCTGGGGCCGGAACGTTCTGAACTCTTTCGCCGGCCAGTTCGAGGCCAAAGGCGTCCTCGAGGCGATCGAAGAGAACGGCGCGACGCTGGTCACGATCGATCCACAGCACACGATCACGGCCCAGAAGTCCGACGAGTGGATGCCGATCGAGCCCCGGACCGACGGGGCGCTGGCGCTTGCGATGGCCAACGTCATCATCGAGGAAGACCTGTATGATCAGGAGTTCGTCGAGAACCACACCTACGGCTTCGATGCCTACCGGGAGGCGGCCGCCGAGATGCCCCCCGAGCGGGCGGCCGAGATCACCGGCCTCGACGCCGACCAGATCCGACGAGTCGCACGCGGGTTCGCCGAGGCGGCCCCGCAGGCGGGCATCTCCGTCTGGACCGGCACGGCACAGGCCGGCAACGGCTGGAAGGCGACCCAGAACATCACCGCGCTCAACGGGCTTGTCGGCAACATCGACAGGCCCGGCGGGCTCCGGCTCTGGAAGTACCCCGCGACGGCATCGTTCGGCCAGGTCTGTGAGGAGGACTACACGCCGCGCGCCGAGTACAAGGAGCCGGCGCTCAAGAAATACGACGAGTATTCCGACTACCCCGTCCGGCACATCGAGGGGATCGCGCACAACCTCGTCCCGGAGATGGTCGAGAACGGCCACATCAACGGCATCGTCTGTCACCACGACGACCCGCTGAAAGACGGCAACGCCGACGCGTGGGTCGAGGCGATCGAGGCGATGGATCTCGTCATCTCGATCGACGCCTACTGGAACGGCGTCTCCCGGCGGGCGGACATCGTCCTGCCGGAGGCCACTCAGCTGGAGAAAGATACCCTCGGGACCGGCAACTGGAGTGCCTACCCCAACCACAAGTGGATCACGGGCTCGAAAGCCGCCGTTGATCCGCAGTGGAACACCAAGCCCGACTTCGACATCCTGACCGGCATCGCGGACGCGATGGCTGAGCGGACGGACAACGACGACTGGACGATCTTCCAGCAGTGGGATTCCCACGAAGAGTACATCGACGACCAGCTCTCGACGCTGGATCTGACCCTCGAAGAAATCGATAGCGGCGAGACGAACTACGAACTCCTCGAGGAGTACGATTACGAGCAGTACGGCGAGGACTTCACCTTCCGATTCGACCTCGATCAGGTATCGTCGTTCGCGACGGCCGCCGAGGAGGCCGGAATGGACACTGCCCCCGAATGGATTCCGCCGGGCACGTACGGCGATTCGACCTCCGAGGCGTACCCCCTGGAGTTCACTGACGTTCGCTCGGTGTTTTTCTCCCACGGAAGCAACCAGCCCCACGAGCGGCTGCAGGACCAGTTCGCCAAGCAAAACCAGCTGAGCGAGGAGGACTACCGCGGGAACTACCTCTATGTCCACCCGCAGGACGCCGAGGAGCGCGACATCGAGACAGGCGATCTGGTGACGATCGAATCCGAGAGCGGCAGCGGCGAACTCATGGCGATCGTCACCGAGCGCGCCCGGCCCGGCTTCGTCACCTCACAGTATGGGTTCGGCCAGACCTCGGCGATCACGACCGGCGAGGACGCCCGCGAGCGGTCGGCGGACGGAATGAACACGATGACCCTTCACGACACACAGATGGACCCGATCACCGGACAGGTAGACAGACACATCGCGGTCGAGGTCACGCCGGCGGGGGGTGACTGA
- the extH gene encoding selenite/tellurite reduction operon rhodanese-like protein ExtH, giving the protein MERELDRRTFLALSGAAGVAAIAGCSGGGDDGGATTEPRDTTTTTEPQQTTEPQQTTEPQQTEQPDPTATESALIEPATLKEWIDAGLVNTDDVYEDRVVVLRVDASNYGGGHVPGAVKWSTEDAEGPATLTETRLDGLGEAKKLVASGSVIDEVIQSAGVGPNTVVVLSGDNPMYNARAYWTLRYWGFPRQRVKVLNGGPTAYEEADKLVYETPETPESNYPVEDFETPNYELRKGLNEMIQLVDAKNAGESEASILDLRGPDQDAKIAGSILDPPASYTQGAFTESVPWKSAGDIESHVFGYDGIEDGDQIVTLCHSGFKGTLAFFALDGVLGYDNVALYDGSWKFQWKQYNGEQDPVPNDTWRTDINGRTEGEITATDQVTIDPDLNEELTELAQLESNQVKKNDIEYMGADTGGGGFGCGS; this is encoded by the coding sequence ATGGAACGCGAACTCGACCGCCGAACGTTCCTCGCACTGTCCGGTGCCGCAGGTGTCGCCGCGATCGCTGGCTGTTCCGGTGGCGGCGACGACGGAGGGGCGACGACCGAACCGAGAGACACGACGACCACGACCGAACCACAGCAAACGACCGAGCCACAGCAGACGACCGAACCACAGCAGACGGAGCAACCCGATCCGACAGCGACTGAGAGCGCGCTGATCGAACCGGCGACGCTGAAAGAGTGGATCGACGCGGGTCTCGTCAACACGGACGACGTCTACGAGGACCGCGTCGTCGTGCTCAGAGTCGACGCGAGCAACTACGGCGGTGGCCACGTTCCGGGTGCGGTCAAGTGGTCGACCGAAGACGCCGAAGGCCCGGCAACGCTGACCGAGACTCGCCTCGACGGGCTCGGGGAAGCAAAGAAACTCGTCGCGTCCGGCTCGGTCATCGACGAGGTCATCCAGAGCGCGGGCGTCGGCCCGAACACCGTGGTCGTTCTCTCCGGGGACAACCCGATGTACAACGCCCGGGCGTACTGGACGCTCCGGTACTGGGGCTTCCCCCGCCAGCGCGTCAAGGTGCTCAACGGCGGCCCGACCGCCTACGAGGAAGCGGACAAACTGGTCTACGAGACGCCCGAGACGCCCGAGAGTAACTACCCCGTCGAGGACTTCGAGACGCCGAACTACGAGCTCCGGAAGGGCCTCAACGAGATGATCCAGCTGGTCGACGCCAAGAACGCCGGCGAGAGCGAGGCGTCAATCCTCGATCTCCGCGGTCCGGATCAGGACGCGAAGATCGCGGGCAGCATCCTCGATCCGCCGGCGAGCTACACCCAGGGCGCGTTCACGGAGTCGGTCCCGTGGAAATCGGCCGGCGATATCGAGAGTCACGTCTTCGGCTACGACGGCATCGAGGACGGCGATCAGATCGTCACGCTATGTCACAGCGGCTTCAAGGGGACGCTCGCGTTCTTCGCGCTCGACGGGGTCCTCGGGTACGACAACGTCGCGCTCTATGACGGCTCCTGGAAGTTCCAGTGGAAGCAGTACAACGGCGAGCAGGACCCGGTACCGAACGACACCTGGCGGACCGACATCAACGGTCGGACCGAAGGCGAGATCACGGCGACCGATCAGGTCACGATCGATCCGGACCTCAACGAGGAGCTGACCGAACTCGCACAGCTCGAGTCCAATCAGGTCAAGAAAAACGACATCGAGTACATGGGTGCCGACACCGGCGGTGGCGGATTCGGCTGCGGATCCTGA
- a CDS encoding DUF21 domain-containing protein: MSTYLILAPSLIAVVLLLSLSAFFSSSESAIFSLPDEWVGTTPEDKTRDGRTLQQLRTNPHRLLVTLLVGNNLVNIAITSIITLLVARFVPPGFTVVIATLTVSVLILVFGEIVPKSYGLGHAESWSLRVARPISYVEHVLAPLVAVFDIATRWLTTLVGGDPHVEEPYLDD; the protein is encoded by the coding sequence ATGAGTACATACCTGATCTTGGCACCGTCCCTTATCGCAGTCGTGCTGCTATTGTCACTGAGTGCATTCTTTTCCAGCAGTGAGTCAGCGATCTTTTCGCTTCCGGATGAGTGGGTCGGGACAACTCCCGAAGACAAGACGCGAGATGGCCGTACACTCCAACAACTCCGCACCAACCCGCATCGACTTCTCGTGACACTGCTGGTCGGGAACAACCTCGTCAATATCGCCATCACCAGCATCATCACACTCCTCGTTGCGCGGTTCGTCCCTCCTGGATTCACCGTCGTCATAGCAACACTCACTGTCAGCGTTCTGATCCTCGTTTTCGGAGAAATCGTGCCGAAATCCTACGGACTCGGCCATGCGGAGTCCTGGAGCCTCCGCGTCGCCCGGCCGATCTCGTACGTCGAACACGTACTGGCCCCACTCGTTGCGGTGTTCGATATCGCCACTCGGTGGCTGACGACGCTCGTCGGGGGCGACCCGCACGTTGAGGAGCCATATCTTGACGACTGA
- a CDS encoding helix-turn-helix domain-containing protein yields MGINRIGRESAPIDPPVEDREMRVVLEIERGGPCRLDRMDGEVIGIDVRLSEEVCNVDAVVRDPADEEIATQYFENQLCEHCPGKVFGEHGCLPRYREINEGSFVVETYVADTQAVADLVSDIRSVCDNVSLRSIVSTDRSEFNEDCSVDVSALTRKQREAVYHAQEMGYYDPDTDVSLAELADRIGISTSALSQRLRRAEGNVLRQLSVECDCWDGVG; encoded by the coding sequence ATGGGGATCAACCGGATCGGACGGGAGAGCGCTCCGATCGACCCGCCAGTCGAGGACCGAGAAATGCGGGTCGTCTTGGAGATCGAGCGGGGCGGCCCCTGTCGGCTGGACCGCATGGACGGTGAGGTCATCGGGATCGACGTGCGCCTCAGCGAGGAGGTCTGTAACGTCGACGCCGTGGTGCGCGATCCGGCGGACGAGGAGATTGCGACCCAATACTTCGAGAACCAGCTCTGCGAGCACTGTCCGGGGAAGGTGTTCGGCGAACACGGCTGTCTCCCGCGCTACCGGGAGATCAACGAGGGGTCGTTCGTCGTCGAGACCTACGTCGCCGACACCCAGGCCGTCGCCGATCTCGTGAGTGACATCCGGTCAGTGTGTGATAACGTCTCGCTCCGGAGCATCGTCTCGACGGACCGGTCGGAGTTCAACGAGGACTGCTCGGTGGACGTCTCCGCGCTCACCCGCAAGCAGCGCGAGGCAGTCTATCACGCACAGGAGATGGGGTATTACGACCCGGACACCGACGTCTCGCTGGCCGAGCTGGCCGACCGGATCGGTATCTCAACCTCGGCGCTGTCACAGCGCCTCCGGCGGGCGGAGGGCAACGTCCTCCGCCAGCTCTCGGTGGAGTGTGACTGCTGGGACGGCGTCGGATGA
- the hisI gene encoding phosphoribosyl-AMP cyclohydrolase, protein MSETEPRLAFEDTEYLPAVAQDADSGEVLMLAYVTPEALERTRETGRAHYYSRSRDELWEKGATSGHTQHVEEIRVDCDGDALLYLIEQEGGACHTGYRSCFYRTIDGDVVSEKVFDPDDVYE, encoded by the coding sequence ATGAGCGAGACAGAGCCGAGACTGGCCTTCGAGGACACCGAGTACCTGCCGGCGGTCGCCCAGGACGCCGACAGCGGCGAGGTCCTCATGCTCGCGTACGTCACGCCCGAGGCGCTGGAACGGACCCGCGAGACCGGCCGCGCCCACTATTACTCGCGGAGTCGAGACGAGCTCTGGGAGAAGGGAGCCACGAGCGGCCACACCCAGCACGTCGAAGAGATCCGAGTCGACTGCGACGGCGACGCCCTGCTGTACCTGATCGAACAGGAGGGCGGGGCCTGTCACACGGGGTATCGCAGTTGCTTCTACCGGACGATCGACGGCGACGTAGTCAGCGAGAAGGTGTTCGATCCCGATGACGTCTACGAGTGA